The genomic segment CAGAAATATGGCGACAACTAAAACAAGACCAATTAAAGTTGTGCTGTTACGCATCGTAATTATGGAGGCTAATAGATCATCGTTCTCCACTTCAGCGACAATGATCCAACCTGTTGCTGGTACTTCAGCAAAAGCAAAGACCTTCTTAATACCTTGTGAAGCAAGTTCTACATAACCCGTTTTATCTCTGACCACGACTTTGCCGAATTCTTCCTCTGTTATATCTTCGTTCAATACAACACCATTACCGGGCTGAGCAAGAACGGTTCCCTTAGAACTCACTACATAGCCGAACCCCCTCTCGGCAATTTTAATCAAATCAGTAAAATGGAGAGATATATTACTAAACTCTACTGTACAAAAGAAGACTCCGATATTTTCATCATCCATCGAAATTGGGGAAGCGATGGCAAACACCGTATTTCCTGTAACAGAAGAAGTAAAAGACTCGGATATATTTTTTTTACCAGAGATAGCTTTTTTAAAGTATTCTCTATGACTCAAATCAATCTTTGATTTGCTGTCTTTTGAACTATAAACCTGTGAGATCCCTTGTTTATTAATAACCCCAATAGTGTCAAAATAGGGAAATACCTGTTGAAGTTCTTTGATTCTTTTCACAGCTGATTGTCTGTCACTTTCTGAATTATTGTTTTGAACATAACGAACAAAAGTTGGTTCCTGAGAAAAGCTTTCTACATTGAGCACTCTTTCTTCAACCCAGTTATCTATGAGGTTCGAAGTATCACCAGCCATCTGGGTTAGTGCTTGAAAAGAAACTTTCTTTAATGAAGAGGCAGCTTCAAAATAGGTATATAAAGATACAATAGTTATACCGACAATCACAAGAATTTGAGCTGGTATTAATATCTTTGACCTAATTGATAATTTCATTTTGAGCTCCTTGTAATATGTAATGAAATTAGTTGTAATATTGATTTATCTGTATCTATTTTAACTAGTTAGATATCCAATGAATGAAGTTATTTCTGTTCGAGTGCGTGAATCATATTTAAGACAAAGGTATGATTGGGAACGGGTATGTTGAGCTTTTCTGCAGCTCTCACAACAGCACCGCTGATGGTATCCACTTCCGTTTTTCTCCCATCACGAATATCAGCTCTAATGGAGGTGCATCCTTTAGGAGATTCTAAGGATGTGTTTCTTACTTCTTCAATAATATCCTCTTCCTTCGCTTCTAGACCCATTCCCTGAGCGACAGCACAGGCTTCTTTTATTAGAGATTTCGTCAAAGCAAAGGCATAGGGATTATCTGCAATAAACCCAATATCTACTTGTAATATAGCGGTCACAGCACTTAAGGAAGAATTTGTGAAAAGCTTATTCCAAATAAGCTGTTTGATATTAGAATGGATGACAACCTTAAACCCACAATCATCGAAGGCTTTTTTAACCACAGGAAGTATATCGTTCCTATCTTCACCTAACATACCGATGTTAGTCTTCCCCCTGCCTCCATGACGAACACACCCCTTACCTAAGACCGCTCCATTATCCTCAGTAGTTCCAATAATTATCCGATCCAAGGGAACAAATTCTTTTAAGATATCCTCGTGACCAGAACCATTTTGAAGAGTCATAACGCAAGTATGTTCTCCGATTAGATTCTTATTGTTCCATAGGGCATCCCTGGAATACAAAGATTTAACAAAGAGAATGATCAGATCAATCGAGGGAAGAGCCTCGCTATTTGTTGTAGCCTTAGGTGTAAATCGTTGATCAACACCATCTTTTTGAATGATAAGCCCCTCTTTATTAATCTTATTAACAATCTCTTCATTGTTATCGATTAGATAGACCTCATTTTCTTTAGAGAGGTTCCCTCCATAAATGGATCCCATAGCACCTGCGCCAATTACGGCAATTTTCATAGTTCCCCCTGTTGTAATATAGATAAAGGCTCCTGGTATTATTCCAGGAGCCCCAATAGTGATTCATACTGCTTATGAAAACTCAGCCAATCCTTCAATGGCGTAAGCTCGAATAGGACAAGAATCAAGTCCTTTTATGGGAAGAGGACTGTATGACATGAAGAAAGTATCTGTCTCCAGCAATTCTAAATTCTTAAGAACTTCTAAAAAGACAACATTAACCTCCATCAATACATCATGAAAGGCACAAACATCTTCGTTATTGCTTTCAATAGATACACCATCTCCGAACCCCACACACTTTACCTTTTTAGCCTTGAACCATTCTGCTGTTTCGCGACAAATGAACAAACGCTTATCTTCAGCTGTATTGGTTAGTTTGGTAAAAGGAGGGATCCTATAATCAGAATCAATGATCACAATATCCCCTTCTTGTATTCGATCACCACAAGCCTTCTCAAGATCAGAGCCTTTGATTTTAGCATTAGGATCTAAATGGGTAATATTGACATAGATAGCCCTTCCCATAAAAGTTGTTAAAGGAAGTCCAGGGACATCTGTCCAGTCATCATTATGATGATAAGGACATTCAACATGAGTCCCCAAATGGCTAGTTAAATCCATGATAGTGTGAAAATCAGGAATAGGTCCGCCAGTGTTAAATCTAGTTAAACCACACCTTCTTGTTTCTGTACTAGGATCAAGTGTTTTGGTTAAATCAACCACTCGAAGTCCCTTAGCTAATTCAAATGTTTTCATTCTAGTTCTCCAATATTACTGTCGCTTGTCATAGAGAATTAAGGCTATCATCTCAATGGGAGTATCCCCTAAAGCCTCAATGCCATGACCTTCGCCAGCTCCTGTAAAAGTGACATCACCGGCTTTTACGGTCTTAATCACTCCATTATCATTAAACTTACCTTCACCACTTAGGATATAATAAGTCTCTGATTCTTTATTATGGACATGATACCCAATCCCACTTCCGGGATAGACTGTGGTATGAGCAAATACCCGTCCCGTTTTATACATTTCATCCGGTCCATTTAATAAACTTCTTACAAGGATCTCCCCTTTGCCTTCAAAGGGGGCTGGTTTTTGTTCCTTTTGAAGCTCTTCTTCTGTTCTAACCATAATGTCTCCTGTTTTTTGCCTTACAATCTGTCTTTGATGTCAATCCGTTTAAAACCTTCTGGATAGCCATCTACTTTATGTCCTACAATGGTGTATTCCTTATCATTGCCTGTAAATTCATTCTCTAATTCAAGATAAGCCTGGGGTTCAAATAAGGGAGAGGCACTGTAATCAGGCTGACCAGTACCGGAAGCATGGCTAAAAGTATAAGCAACACTTTGGTCTTTAAAATTTTGTAGACCATGTTCCAACATACCTTCCATAGCAGCCTTCATTGTGTAGTGAGTGGAACACATGCTAAAGCCCAAGTCTGTTAACTGTTTCATTGTTAAGTTAGGAACACCATTATCAGCTCTAACATCAGCTAATATCTTCCAACCAGGAACATTTTCAGCCATAGTCTTTGCATCTTCGTAGGAAGATACTAGTACCATCATAGCCATATCAGCTCCTAACTCCATAGCTTCCCGAACACGATCCATACCTTCTCTGAACTCTTCTGGATCAGAAGGATCAGCATTGGTTCTGGCTATGAGTAAGCAATCAGTACCTTTCAGAGCTTCAACAGCCGCTCTGATTTTGGCAAGGTATTTGTCTCGGGGAAGGATCTTTGTGGACTCTTCCATATCAGCAGAATCCTCTAATTGAAGAGCAGCAGCACCAGCAGCGGCAAGTCGTTTACAAGAACGATACACCGCCAAAGGACCACCAAAACCATCCTCAACATCACATATCAAAGGTATGGAACTTGTTGTGGACACACGACTTACAACCCATTCCAGATCAGTCAAGTTTGTGAATCCGTAGTCGATAACACCATTTAGGCTAATCGATACTTCTCCACCGCTTAGCAAACTAACAGGGAAACCGCACATTTCTACGGCTCTGTTGGACGCACAATCATATACACAAGGAACGAGAAAACATTCCTTAGTTTCTTCTAAAATCTGTCTCAATGTTTTTTTTGCTGACATTACATTCTTCTCCTTATTCTCATTAGTTAAGCAATTGGTAACAGGGCACCTAAAATGACTGCAATTATCAAAGCCAAAGTTGTAATACAAACGGTAGTAATAAATATGGGTTTATATCCCTCTTTGTAAGATATTCCTGTTATCGTTAATAAAGCGACAACACCACCACTATGGGGCAAGCTGTCCAAACTGGTTGAAGCTATAACTCCTACTCTGTGAAGGACTTGAGGGTTAACACCCATTTCAAGGAAGGGTTTAGCCAGGGCTTCCAGGGTCGTTGATAATCCACCCATTCCAGAAGCATTCAACCCACATAAAAAGGAAGTTGCTGCAGCGAAGATAGCCAAAGGACTTCCACCTGTTTGACAAGCCTCTAAGACACGGGCCACGACCCGCTCAAATCCAGGTGTGATTCGAATGATACTTCCAATAGCTACAATAGCTCCCGCGGTCATGGCTGTGACAGCAG from the Spirochaeta cellobiosiphila DSM 17781 genome contains:
- a CDS encoding ketopantoate reductase family protein — protein: MKIAVIGAGAMGSIYGGNLSKENEVYLIDNNEEIVNKINKEGLIIQKDGVDQRFTPKATTNSEALPSIDLIILFVKSLYSRDALWNNKNLIGEHTCVMTLQNGSGHEDILKEFVPLDRIIIGTTEDNGAVLGKGCVRHGGRGKTNIGMLGEDRNDILPVVKKAFDDCGFKVVIHSNIKQLIWNKLFTNSSLSAVTAILQVDIGFIADNPYAFALTKSLIKEACAVAQGMGLEAKEEDIIEEVRNTSLESPKGCTSIRADIRDGRKTEVDTISGAVVRAAEKLNIPVPNHTFVLNMIHALEQK
- a CDS encoding cyclase family protein, with the translated sequence MKTFELAKGLRVVDLTKTLDPSTETRRCGLTRFNTGGPIPDFHTIMDLTSHLGTHVECPYHHNDDWTDVPGLPLTTFMGRAIYVNITHLDPNAKIKGSDLEKACGDRIQEGDIVIIDSDYRIPPFTKLTNTAEDKRLFICRETAEWFKAKKVKCVGFGDGVSIESNNEDVCAFHDVLMEVNVVFLEVLKNLELLETDTFFMSYSPLPIKGLDSCPIRAYAIEGLAEFS
- a CDS encoding cupin domain-containing protein; the protein is MVRTEEELQKEQKPAPFEGKGEILVRSLLNGPDEMYKTGRVFAHTTVYPGSGIGYHVHNKESETYYILSGEGKFNDNGVIKTVKAGDVTFTGAGEGHGIEALGDTPIEMIALILYDKRQ
- a CDS encoding isocitrate lyase/PEP mutase family protein → MSAKKTLRQILEETKECFLVPCVYDCASNRAVEMCGFPVSLLSGGEVSISLNGVIDYGFTNLTDLEWVVSRVSTTSSIPLICDVEDGFGGPLAVYRSCKRLAAAGAAALQLEDSADMEESTKILPRDKYLAKIRAAVEALKGTDCLLIARTNADPSDPEEFREGMDRVREAMELGADMAMMVLVSSYEDAKTMAENVPGWKILADVRADNGVPNLTMKQLTDLGFSMCSTHYTMKAAMEGMLEHGLQNFKDQSVAYTFSHASGTGQPDYSASPLFEPQAYLELENEFTGNDKEYTIVGHKVDGYPEGFKRIDIKDRL